Proteins encoded in a region of the Macrococcus sp. 19Msa1099 genome:
- a CDS encoding ParA family protein: MIVLGKVISINNFKGGVSKTSTACLLAYVLSEKRNKKVLVVDFDPQADATELLLRTFRKDMLEDVAGLEKLSIYKGITETNRKAITIKLSDNMDLIPADFNLVGLPYHLIQLDSYQKVKILDEFLKGVRKEYDLIIIDTPPTISDFSNNAIYACDYSLIVMQTHRRSFRAVDKFAEHLVKFRDAYKNKFEILGIVPVMFSKQTKTDMTTLEDATATYKEHVFEHIIKHMERVKYWDEYGITEEDHWDRKTIQEYENLTDEFLERLEKMEAK, from the coding sequence GTGATAGTATTGGGTAAAGTAATTAGCATCAATAATTTTAAAGGTGGTGTCAGTAAGACTTCAACAGCATGTTTACTCGCGTATGTCTTATCTGAAAAAAGAAATAAAAAAGTATTAGTCGTTGATTTTGATCCCCAGGCAGATGCAACAGAACTTCTACTTAGAACATTCAGAAAAGATATGTTAGAGGATGTTGCTGGTTTAGAGAAATTATCTATTTATAAAGGTATCACTGAAACAAATAGAAAAGCAATCACTATTAAATTAAGTGATAATATGGATTTGATTCCAGCAGATTTTAACCTAGTAGGCTTACCATATCATTTAATTCAGCTAGATAGCTATCAGAAGGTAAAAATTCTAGATGAATTTCTAAAAGGTGTTAGAAAAGAGTATGATTTAATCATTATCGATACACCACCAACAATTTCAGATTTTAGCAATAATGCTATTTACGCATGTGACTATTCATTAATTGTGATGCAGACACACAGAAGATCGTTCAGAGCAGTTGATAAGTTTGCAGAACACTTAGTAAAGTTTAGAGATGCTTATAAAAATAAATTCGAAATTCTAGGAATTGTACCTGTTATGTTCTCAAAGCAGACGAAAACAGATATGACGACATTAGAAGATGCGACTGCTACATATAAGGAACACGTTTTTGAACATATCATCAAACATATGGAACGCGTGAAGTACTGGGATGAATATGGCATTACTGAAGAAGATCATTGGGATAGAAAGACGATTCAAGAATATGAGAATCTTACAGACGAATTCTTAGAACGTTTAGAAAAAATGGAGGCGAAGTAA